In one Streptomyces sp. T12 genomic region, the following are encoded:
- a CDS encoding LLM class flavin-dependent oxidoreductase: protein MGHHESAWRLPESNPVADTDIDHYRDLAVIAERGKFDSVFLADNPKLTTDIRRRPSGTLEPTVVLTALAGVTRRIGLIATASTTYNDPYNLARRFASVDHISSGRAGWNIVTSSGAAAARNFGLDDSPPHHERYARAAEFVEVALRLWDSWEDDTVVADKVRGVWGDGAKIHPAAHAGKFFRVEGALNVPRCPQGSPLLVQAGSSEDGRAFAARYAEAVFTAQQTLEEAQRFYADMTKRVARAGRDPGMVKILPGLVPVVGSTESEAQERADELDRLILPEYAKLQLASRLRLSPDELHLDRELPANLPQESEIEDVKSRFTLIVDLARRERLTVRQLIERLGPGRGHRTLVGTAESIADSMQHWFDNRAADGFNLMPAVMPSGLEVFVDQVVPILQDRGIFRRDYEGSTLREHYGLSRPANRFAPDRAHL from the coding sequence GTGGGCCATCACGAGTCGGCCTGGCGGCTGCCGGAGAGCAATCCCGTCGCGGACACGGATATCGATCACTACAGGGACCTGGCGGTCATCGCGGAACGGGGGAAGTTCGACTCGGTCTTCCTGGCTGACAATCCCAAGCTCACCACGGACATCCGCCGGCGTCCCTCCGGAACACTGGAGCCGACCGTCGTCCTGACGGCGCTGGCCGGGGTGACCCGGCGCATTGGGCTCATCGCCACGGCCTCGACCACCTACAACGACCCGTACAACCTCGCGCGCCGGTTCGCGTCCGTCGACCACATCAGCTCCGGACGTGCCGGATGGAACATCGTCACCAGCTCCGGGGCGGCGGCCGCCCGCAACTTCGGCCTCGACGACTCGCCCCCGCACCATGAACGGTACGCGCGGGCCGCGGAGTTCGTGGAAGTCGCTCTGCGGCTGTGGGACAGCTGGGAGGACGATACGGTCGTCGCGGACAAGGTGCGCGGCGTCTGGGGGGACGGGGCGAAGATCCACCCCGCGGCCCATGCCGGGAAGTTCTTCCGGGTCGAGGGCGCGCTCAACGTACCCCGCTGCCCTCAGGGATCCCCCTTGCTCGTCCAGGCCGGCTCCTCGGAAGACGGACGCGCTTTCGCCGCCCGGTACGCCGAAGCGGTCTTCACGGCTCAACAGACCTTGGAGGAGGCGCAGCGGTTCTACGCCGACATGACCAAGCGAGTGGCGCGGGCCGGCCGCGACCCCGGCATGGTCAAGATCCTTCCCGGTCTCGTCCCGGTCGTCGGATCCACAGAGAGCGAGGCCCAGGAGCGGGCCGATGAGCTCGATCGGCTCATTCTTCCCGAGTACGCCAAACTCCAGCTCGCCTCCCGGCTCCGGCTGTCTCCGGACGAGCTCCACCTGGACCGCGAGTTGCCGGCGAATCTCCCCCAGGAGAGCGAGATCGAGGACGTCAAGAGCCGCTTCACCCTGATCGTCGACCTCGCCCGGCGGGAACGCCTGACCGTCCGTCAACTCATTGAGCGTCTCGGGCCGGGGCGGGGCCACCGAACCCTGGTCGGTACCGCGGAGAGCATCGCCGACTCGATGCAGCACTGGTTCGACAACCGTGCCGCCGACGGGTTCAACCTCATGCCCGCAGTGATGCCCTCCGGACTTGAGGTGTTCGTCGACCAAGTCGTACCGATCCTTCAGGACCGTGGCATCTTCCGCCGTGACTACGAGGGCAGCACGCTACGCGAGCACTATGGCCTCTCTCGACCGGCCAACCGCTTCGCGCCCGATCGGGCCCACTTGTGA
- a CDS encoding nucleotidyltransferase family protein, translating to MNTPDVPQQRLETALLLLLADVDLDEERVERCRELLAHSGQELEWGFFVDQAARHRLLPLVARNILRHGLHRTSPIPYHWVYTFVYFGNRNRNDLLAREFGQVIRALNDSGVAYAIRKGPVLGERLYGDAGLRPVSDLDVLVELRDAAAAGAVLTGLGYVQGKLSADGERIEPFSRRTKIFWQLNVPVELPYQRISEHDGIETFIVDICSNVFQTRADGARMTGDLLELRTPVSLCGEQGFVLAPEDQFIDVCANLHMEATSLYYVTEGGDLEVLKFLDVAMGCRRITAENRWPTVRKRAEDLGVVESVYYALHHTALLYPESVPAEELVALRPADCDYLDEYGRFEGRPERWQQPFLQRLFDTRRTAEVQQASPIPRH from the coding sequence ATGAACACGCCAGACGTACCGCAGCAGCGGCTGGAAACGGCGCTGCTGTTGCTGCTGGCCGACGTCGACCTCGACGAGGAACGCGTCGAGCGCTGCCGCGAGCTTCTCGCCCATAGCGGCCAGGAGCTCGAATGGGGCTTCTTTGTCGACCAGGCGGCGCGTCATCGCCTGCTGCCGCTTGTGGCCCGGAACATCCTCCGGCACGGGCTCCACCGCACCTCCCCCATCCCGTATCACTGGGTCTACACCTTCGTGTACTTCGGCAACCGGAACCGCAACGACCTCCTCGCCCGCGAGTTCGGGCAGGTCATCCGCGCTCTCAACGACTCCGGAGTGGCCTACGCGATTCGCAAGGGCCCGGTACTCGGCGAGCGGCTCTACGGCGACGCGGGCCTACGGCCGGTCAGCGACCTCGATGTCCTGGTGGAGCTTCGGGACGCCGCAGCCGCCGGGGCGGTGCTCACCGGCCTCGGCTACGTGCAGGGCAAGCTGTCGGCCGACGGTGAGCGTATCGAACCGTTCAGCCGGCGCACCAAGATCTTTTGGCAGCTCAACGTGCCTGTGGAACTCCCCTATCAGAGGATCTCCGAGCACGACGGCATCGAGACCTTCATCGTCGACATCTGTTCCAACGTTTTCCAGACTCGGGCGGACGGCGCCCGTATGACCGGTGATCTGCTGGAGCTGAGGACCCCGGTGTCGCTCTGCGGCGAGCAGGGCTTCGTCCTCGCCCCGGAGGACCAGTTCATCGACGTATGCGCCAATCTGCACATGGAGGCGACCTCGCTGTACTACGTCACCGAGGGCGGCGATCTGGAAGTCCTGAAGTTCTTGGACGTCGCCATGGGATGCCGCCGGATCACCGCGGAGAACAGGTGGCCCACCGTGCGGAAACGGGCCGAGGACCTCGGCGTCGTAGAGAGCGTCTACTACGCCCTGCACCACACGGCGCTGCTGTATCCGGAGTCGGTGCCGGCGGAGGAGCTTGTGGCGCTGCGCCCCGCGGACTGCGACTACCTGGACGAGTACGGCAGGTTCGAGGGCAGACCGGAGCGCTGGCAACAGCCGTTCCTCCAGCGCCTGTTCGACACGCGCCGGACGGCCGAGGTACAGCAGGCCAGCCCTATTCCGCGGCACTGA
- a CDS encoding amidohydrolase family protein: MSPAPAWWRPLTVVEDKALEFARETNFREAAAALEAVGGLRAGPALQRLAAITFKPEAVVGRRIPMALDFMSRHGFRPIAFRRVRLHRYRARELWRFQWNVATLDRLAVADLLMPACDSLWVAFWDETAPLEIPGTVRFRSLKGPAYPSVRKEGQLRYELGGTNRMMTFIHAADEPVDIVRELGILFDAEERPALARELVTADGADVTEVLRKHLSSLHDDVPGEELDIDAVMGRFDSVLAEHLSRSPSSSLSAVRQAVNRAREGATLDWAGLVRDLDETGIRLPLWDRIQIGAQYIRHDEENTVCTIDEDGRSGWLSGRGTILPLEEPRPVHVREANDRPVEIVGVTVVDVAGGRLLPDMTLRLSDGRLTPADRDAASSHPVIDGSGRYLCPGLHDGHVHYHDDDGALYLANGVTRVRNMWGNEEHLALAAGKDSGLPGPRLVTTSPVIDGPADSQASTWPGVVVCQSYEEGAKAATELADEGYPMLKVYGNLDRETLAGICAVAEARGLQVVGHCPGALTFEEAAGLGMACIEHLENVETGHLLPEYARALRSLGGRARQLGPAYTAVEALRIRTAGIDWAAMERMADELAATGVAICPTLSVYRMMFQEPEVALRDPALEHLAPERVHHWHPRQDFRTRDLAPVWPDIVALSRQRLDNYLEIVALLHARGVRIIAGTDAPNPFLVPGFSLHRELSLLVQAGLAPAEALRCATTVPAEVFGPAGRQQGPGAGEDFLLLDANPLESLRTLRQPLGVVAKGVYRSRSALTALLDGSRRDLTGAHR, translated from the coding sequence ATGTCCCCTGCCCCTGCGTGGTGGCGGCCGCTGACGGTCGTCGAGGACAAGGCGCTGGAGTTCGCGCGAGAGACCAACTTCCGTGAAGCCGCTGCCGCTCTCGAAGCGGTCGGCGGTCTGCGTGCCGGGCCCGCGCTCCAACGGCTCGCGGCCATCACCTTCAAGCCGGAGGCCGTGGTGGGCCGACGAATCCCCATGGCCCTGGACTTTATGAGCAGGCACGGGTTCCGGCCGATCGCCTTTCGCCGGGTACGGCTGCACCGGTATCGCGCGAGGGAGTTGTGGCGGTTCCAGTGGAACGTCGCCACGTTGGACAGACTGGCCGTCGCCGACCTGTTGATGCCCGCCTGCGATTCGCTGTGGGTCGCGTTCTGGGACGAGACAGCGCCGCTGGAGATACCGGGGACTGTGCGCTTCCGTAGCCTGAAGGGGCCCGCGTACCCGTCCGTACGCAAGGAAGGCCAGCTGCGGTACGAACTCGGCGGCACGAACCGGATGATGACCTTCATCCACGCAGCCGACGAACCGGTTGACATCGTCCGGGAACTGGGCATCCTCTTCGATGCGGAGGAGCGTCCCGCACTGGCACGGGAACTCGTCACCGCCGACGGCGCCGATGTGACGGAGGTCCTCCGAAAGCATCTGTCGTCACTCCACGACGACGTGCCCGGCGAAGAACTCGACATCGACGCCGTCATGGGCCGGTTCGACTCCGTGCTCGCGGAGCACCTGTCCCGTTCTCCGTCGTCCAGCCTGAGTGCCGTGCGCCAGGCGGTGAACCGGGCCCGGGAGGGGGCGACGCTCGACTGGGCCGGTCTGGTCCGGGACCTCGACGAAACCGGGATACGGCTGCCGCTCTGGGACCGGATCCAGATCGGTGCCCAGTACATCCGGCACGACGAGGAGAACACGGTCTGCACCATCGACGAGGACGGACGCTCCGGCTGGCTCTCCGGCCGGGGCACGATCCTGCCGCTGGAGGAGCCGCGACCCGTACACGTCCGTGAAGCGAACGACCGTCCCGTCGAGATCGTCGGCGTGACCGTGGTCGACGTGGCGGGCGGCCGCCTGCTCCCCGACATGACACTCCGCCTCTCGGACGGGCGGCTGACCCCCGCCGACCGGGACGCCGCTTCGTCTCACCCGGTCATCGACGGCTCGGGCCGTTATCTGTGTCCCGGACTCCACGACGGCCATGTCCACTACCACGACGACGACGGTGCCCTGTATCTGGCCAACGGCGTCACCCGTGTCCGGAACATGTGGGGCAACGAGGAGCATCTGGCCCTCGCAGCCGGGAAGGACAGCGGGCTCCCGGGACCGCGGCTGGTCACGACAAGCCCCGTCATCGACGGCCCCGCGGACTCACAGGCGTCCACCTGGCCGGGGGTCGTCGTGTGCCAGTCCTACGAGGAGGGCGCCAAAGCGGCCACCGAGCTCGCCGACGAGGGATACCCGATGCTGAAGGTCTACGGGAATCTGGACCGGGAGACCCTGGCCGGAATCTGCGCGGTCGCCGAGGCGCGCGGCCTGCAAGTGGTCGGCCATTGCCCGGGTGCCCTCACCTTCGAGGAGGCGGCGGGCCTGGGGATGGCATGTATCGAGCACCTGGAGAACGTGGAGACAGGACATCTGCTCCCCGAGTACGCGCGGGCACTGCGCTCGCTCGGCGGACGAGCCCGGCAGCTGGGACCGGCGTACACCGCTGTGGAGGCGCTGAGGATTCGTACGGCCGGAATCGACTGGGCCGCGATGGAACGCATGGCCGACGAACTGGCCGCGACGGGCGTCGCCATCTGCCCGACGCTGTCCGTGTACCGCATGATGTTCCAGGAACCCGAGGTTGCCCTGCGTGATCCCGCGCTGGAACACCTCGCGCCGGAGCGAGTGCACCACTGGCATCCCCGACAGGACTTCCGGACGCGTGACCTTGCGCCGGTGTGGCCGGACATCGTCGCGCTGTCGCGGCAGAGGCTGGACAACTACCTGGAGATCGTGGCGCTCCTCCACGCACGCGGTGTGCGGATCATCGCGGGAACCGATGCCCCCAACCCCTTCCTGGTCCCCGGCTTCTCCCTCCACCGGGAACTGTCCCTCCTCGTTCAGGCGGGACTCGCCCCCGCGGAGGCGTTGCGCTGCGCCACCACGGTGCCCGCGGAAGTGTTCGGCCCGGCCGGCCGGCAACAGGGTCCGGGTGCGGGTGAAGACTTCCTGCTGCTGGACGCGAACCCGCTGGAATCGCTGCGCACCCTGCGGCAGCCGCTCGGCGTGGTGGCCAAGGGCGTCTACCGTTCCCGAAGTGCCCTCACCGCGCTCCTGGACGGCTCGCGGCGCGACCTGACGGGAGCGCACCGGTGA
- a CDS encoding nucleotide sugar dehydrogenase has protein sequence MTDQRRLTVVGLGYVGLPLVMEAVRAGLRVHGLDRDDTRVAGLAEGRSHVDDITDEQVAQALADGFVPTTDPGCLASADVVIICVPTPLRDGVPDLDAVRAATEQIALTIRPGTLVVLESTSYPGTTTEVLLPMLEREGLQVGSDFHLAYSPERIDPGNREFSLRNTPKVVGGVTPACSEAAVRFYERLADRVVPVSSPSVAEMSKLLENTYRQVNIALVNEMAVFCHELDIDLWEAIDAAATKPFGFHPFRPGPGVGGHCIPIDPNYLSHRVRSLGYPFRFVELAQEINGRMPAFVADRVIRLLNEDGLALRGSRVLLLGVTYKADIADDRESPSLVVAERLRALGAELSYHDPFVPEWHVAGERLVRVPDLITAVSEAKLTVVLQHHRHYDLDEIAKHARRVLDTRGRADGANVTRL, from the coding sequence GTGACGGATCAGCGTCGGTTGACGGTCGTGGGTCTCGGCTATGTCGGACTGCCCCTGGTCATGGAGGCGGTGCGGGCGGGTCTGCGTGTGCACGGCCTGGACCGCGACGACACACGGGTCGCGGGGCTGGCCGAAGGGCGCAGCCACGTCGACGACATCACGGACGAGCAGGTCGCCCAGGCCCTCGCCGATGGGTTCGTACCGACCACCGACCCCGGCTGCCTCGCCTCCGCGGACGTCGTCATCATCTGCGTCCCCACGCCGCTGCGCGACGGCGTTCCGGATCTGGACGCCGTACGGGCGGCTACCGAACAGATCGCCCTCACCATCCGGCCGGGCACCCTCGTAGTCCTGGAGTCCACCTCCTACCCGGGCACGACGACGGAGGTGCTGCTCCCCATGCTGGAGCGGGAGGGGCTACAGGTGGGCAGCGATTTCCACCTCGCCTACTCGCCGGAGCGCATCGACCCGGGCAACCGGGAGTTCTCGCTGCGCAATACCCCGAAGGTGGTGGGAGGGGTGACACCGGCCTGCTCGGAGGCGGCAGTGCGCTTCTACGAACGCCTCGCGGACAGGGTGGTCCCGGTCAGCTCGCCCTCGGTGGCCGAGATGTCCAAGTTGCTGGAGAACACCTACCGACAGGTCAACATCGCCCTGGTCAACGAGATGGCCGTGTTCTGCCACGAGTTGGACATCGACCTGTGGGAGGCGATCGACGCGGCCGCCACCAAGCCCTTCGGCTTCCATCCGTTCCGCCCGGGACCGGGGGTCGGCGGACACTGCATTCCGATCGACCCCAACTACCTCTCCCACAGGGTGCGCAGCCTCGGGTATCCGTTCCGTTTCGTGGAGCTGGCGCAGGAGATCAACGGGAGAATGCCCGCCTTCGTGGCCGACCGCGTGATCCGGCTGCTCAACGAGGACGGGCTCGCTCTACGGGGCTCGCGCGTGCTGCTGCTCGGGGTCACCTACAAAGCGGACATCGCGGATGACCGCGAGTCTCCGAGCCTGGTCGTCGCCGAGCGACTGCGGGCCCTCGGCGCGGAACTCTCCTACCACGACCCGTTCGTGCCCGAGTGGCACGTCGCGGGTGAGCGGCTCGTCCGGGTTCCCGACCTGATCACCGCGGTCTCCGAGGCAAAGCTGACCGTGGTGCTCCAGCACCACCGTCACTACGACCTGGACGAGATCGCCAAGCATGCGCGACGGGTGCTGGACACCCGGGGGCGCGCAGACGGCGCGAATGTCACCAGACTCTGA
- a CDS encoding inositol monophosphatase family protein: MTTPEEEFIVGLLRRAGTLLTGVRRDGLSWHTKSGPQDIVTEADTRAEELILGEIRRSYPLDSVLSEEDGLSRGASDAVWVVDPLDGTKNFAAGSPDFGVMISRQIGGRGQAAGIHLPAHGVLYSASAGAGARRNGEPFRLGVAPPLSQALVDFSTVAEDGSFMEEQLRLLRLLLERSRGVRAVGSAKMFADVFDGTLAAACSFAYRFWDVVAPALIVTEAGGRVCGLRGTPLNLLASGAQARGERVPAVFGAPSVVEEIVRAARDAGAA; the protein is encoded by the coding sequence GTGACGACACCGGAGGAGGAATTCATCGTCGGTCTGCTGCGGCGAGCCGGCACTCTGCTGACCGGCGTCCGACGGGACGGACTCTCCTGGCACACCAAGTCGGGTCCCCAGGACATCGTCACGGAGGCGGACACACGGGCCGAGGAACTCATCCTCGGTGAGATCCGGCGGAGCTACCCCCTGGACAGTGTCCTGTCCGAGGAGGACGGGCTGTCCCGCGGGGCGTCCGATGCGGTCTGGGTGGTCGATCCGCTGGACGGCACCAAGAACTTCGCCGCGGGCTCACCGGACTTCGGTGTCATGATCTCCAGACAGATCGGTGGCCGGGGCCAGGCAGCAGGGATCCATCTCCCCGCCCACGGTGTGCTCTACTCCGCATCGGCCGGAGCGGGCGCCCGCCGGAACGGAGAGCCCTTCCGTCTCGGCGTCGCCCCGCCGCTGAGCCAGGCCCTGGTGGACTTCTCGACGGTGGCCGAGGACGGCAGCTTCATGGAGGAACAGCTACGGCTGCTGCGGCTGTTGCTGGAGCGTTCGCGTGGCGTTCGAGCGGTGGGCAGCGCGAAGATGTTCGCCGATGTGTTTGACGGAACTCTGGCGGCCGCCTGCTCCTTCGCGTACCGCTTCTGGGATGTCGTCGCCCCTGCCCTGATCGTGACCGAGGCCGGCGGGCGGGTTTGCGGACTTCGAGGCACCCCGCTGAACCTGCTCGCCTCCGGAGCGCAGGCCCGAGGTGAGCGGGTCCCGGCGGTCTTCGGCGCTCCGAGCGTGGTGGAGGAGATCGTCCGGGCCGCGCGCGACGCCGGCGCCGCCTGA
- a CDS encoding class I SAM-dependent methyltransferase — translation MSQDLWSAFRTAWGQSAQGYDSLYGHGLHSEAERTAWLLLLRRLLPAQETPLKVLDVGTGTGMIALLVAELGHEVTGADYSEAMLEVAARKAKQSARDLNISFVHTDAMLGELANAQFDVVVCRHLLWALPYPEEVLRRWREVCRPGGKIIVIDQLRPRVHPVRQGVRELADLLNPLIGSGDSHDGDFPKIPLHEQPLKRATSVLPVANAMRRAGLVRVQGERLPWIDAVERPAMPRLERWARRWNRYVVEGWV, via the coding sequence GTGTCACAAGACCTGTGGTCGGCATTCCGGACCGCGTGGGGCCAGTCCGCCCAGGGTTACGACTCCCTGTACGGGCACGGCCTCCACTCGGAAGCGGAGCGCACCGCCTGGCTGCTGCTCCTGCGGCGTCTCCTGCCCGCTCAGGAGACACCGCTCAAGGTCCTCGACGTCGGTACCGGGACCGGCATGATCGCCCTCCTGGTGGCCGAGCTGGGCCATGAAGTGACCGGCGCCGACTACTCCGAAGCGATGCTGGAGGTGGCCGCCCGCAAGGCCAAGCAATCCGCGCGGGACCTGAACATCTCGTTCGTGCACACCGACGCCATGCTCGGCGAACTGGCGAACGCGCAGTTCGACGTGGTCGTCTGCCGACATCTGTTGTGGGCCCTCCCCTACCCCGAGGAGGTGCTGCGCCGCTGGAGAGAAGTGTGCCGTCCGGGCGGGAAGATCATTGTGATCGACCAGCTGCGCCCCCGGGTGCACCCCGTGCGCCAGGGCGTCCGGGAGCTGGCCGACCTGCTCAACCCGCTGATCGGCAGCGGTGACAGCCATGACGGTGACTTCCCGAAGATCCCCCTCCACGAGCAGCCGCTGAAGCGGGCCACGTCTGTGCTGCCGGTCGCCAACGCCATGCGCCGGGCCGGCCTGGTCCGGGTCCAGGGAGAGCGCCTGCCGTGGATCGACGCGGTGGAACGCCCGGCGATGCCCCGGCTGGAACGCTGGGCCCGCCGTTGGAACCGCTACGTCGTGGAGGGGTGGGTCTGA
- a CDS encoding NHL repeat-containing protein, with the protein MVPISAALPGGVTEIGLGYLPGSTTPSRPHDWRSGSLLLDPDVLLSVSYWSGQAEIIRRGAPARRKIVAGLTGPRGVARCAEGLAVVAQPEIGRLTRIDGDGRIHGHLDLPGISPWFACQWQDRWLVSDDTRKAVLLVSADGRTADRLPAPFTLRSVRSAVPVDDRHYLLCDRESQSVVVVSLTGEVVWQYGRSNHPSSEEGCLTSPEHAIPLPSGVVIADTRNHRVLFVDWNGKLVWSLGGVGRVGSGPGRLWHPTSVSARGSLLLITDTGNDRILEADLDGRVTAVHGDSRVEAGVFHLPRSLEATPAGYLVADSYNNRVTSFGADGRDVVHTASALGRNLFWPRNASVIDGSTVVSDSRNGRLLLSPGHDADAWQELRLSLAGRPVGLIDPHAVRKSGPGWLVTDTGLNAVLLFDPRTGEVLHAWCGERTGAALGPGEVTLLPLDDVHDAVIDDERTVWFANTGHDRISALPYGESRLRNITPRRAAGTESPFISPRSVDLVGGQLLVTDSGNHRVVRLTPSGVVTGVYGRRRGHAVDSLSDPRLARVCRSGDVISIADYLNDRVLLVPLAALREDGDKVGSAAS; encoded by the coding sequence ATGGTGCCGATCTCGGCCGCCCTCCCCGGCGGCGTGACAGAGATCGGGCTCGGATACCTGCCCGGCAGCACGACTCCGTCCAGGCCGCACGACTGGCGGTCGGGGAGCCTGCTTCTCGACCCCGATGTCCTGTTGTCCGTCTCGTACTGGTCCGGGCAAGCAGAGATCATCCGCCGCGGTGCCCCGGCCCGCCGGAAGATCGTCGCGGGACTGACCGGGCCCCGGGGCGTCGCGCGTTGTGCCGAAGGACTGGCCGTCGTCGCACAACCGGAGATCGGCAGGCTGACGCGCATCGACGGCGACGGCCGGATCCACGGTCACCTGGACCTGCCGGGGATCTCCCCGTGGTTCGCCTGCCAGTGGCAGGACCGGTGGCTGGTCAGCGACGACACGCGTAAGGCGGTGCTTCTGGTGTCCGCGGACGGCCGCACCGCCGACCGGCTTCCCGCCCCGTTCACCCTACGGTCCGTGCGCTCGGCCGTCCCGGTCGATGACAGGCACTACCTGCTGTGCGACCGGGAGAGCCAGAGCGTCGTCGTCGTCTCCCTGACCGGCGAGGTGGTGTGGCAGTACGGGCGCAGCAACCACCCCTCGTCGGAGGAGGGGTGCCTCACCAGCCCGGAGCACGCCATCCCGCTGCCCTCCGGAGTCGTGATCGCGGACACACGCAATCACCGGGTGCTCTTCGTGGACTGGAACGGCAAACTTGTCTGGTCGCTCGGAGGGGTGGGCAGGGTGGGAAGCGGACCGGGCCGTCTGTGGCATCCGACATCCGTCTCCGCCCGCGGATCCCTGCTTCTGATCACCGATACGGGCAACGACCGCATCCTTGAGGCGGATCTGGACGGCAGGGTCACCGCCGTCCACGGTGACAGCCGGGTGGAGGCAGGGGTGTTCCATCTGCCCCGCTCTCTCGAGGCCACGCCCGCGGGGTATCTGGTCGCCGACTCCTACAACAACCGGGTGACCTCCTTCGGCGCGGACGGCCGCGATGTCGTCCACACGGCTTCCGCCCTCGGCCGAAACCTGTTCTGGCCGCGGAACGCCTCGGTCATCGACGGCTCCACGGTCGTCTCCGACAGCCGCAACGGCCGGTTGCTCCTGTCGCCCGGCCATGACGCCGACGCTTGGCAGGAGTTGCGGCTATCCCTCGCCGGCAGGCCCGTCGGCCTGATCGACCCGCACGCCGTGCGCAAGAGCGGTCCGGGCTGGCTGGTCACGGACACGGGGCTCAACGCGGTGCTGCTCTTCGACCCGCGGACCGGAGAAGTGCTGCACGCCTGGTGCGGTGAGCGGACCGGAGCGGCCCTGGGCCCCGGCGAAGTGACGCTGCTGCCGCTGGACGACGTCCATGACGCCGTGATCGACGACGAGCGCACGGTCTGGTTCGCGAACACCGGCCACGACCGGATCTCCGCCCTGCCGTACGGCGAGTCCCGGCTGCGGAACATCACCCCGCGCCGGGCGGCGGGGACCGAGTCGCCTTTCATATCGCCCCGCAGCGTCGACCTGGTCGGCGGTCAACTGCTGGTGACCGACAGCGGAAACCACCGCGTCGTCCGCTTGACGCCATCGGGAGTGGTGACCGGCGTGTACGGACGACGGCGCGGCCATGCCGTCGACAGCCTCTCGGACCCTCGCCTCGCCAGGGTCTGCCGCTCAGGTGACGTCATTTCGATTGCGGACTACCTCAACGACAGAGTGCTGCTCGTGCCCCTCGCGGCACTGCGCGAAGACGGTGACAAAGTGGGGAGTGCTGCCTCGTGA